In one window of Firmicutes bacterium HGW-Firmicutes-1 DNA:
- a CDS encoding peptidase M24: MILNPTKKELEYRISKLFEALNAAENQFDTAIIISKVNQYYFTGTMQDGILIVKKDGTTAFFVRKSFERAKLECPLDIVHKMSTYKDMLNVIPSALGSTYIETEIVPIAMIERLKKYFSMDKISPLDRIILSLRAVKSEYELEIITESGKQHQYLLETIVPEILQVGMSETDFLTELYNRMVKLGHHGVSRFSMFQMELIVGQVGFGESSIYPTNFDGPGGMLGMSPAVPIIGNRKRYLKKGDIVFVDVGYGVLGYHSDKTQVYSFGIKPDQDVEKIHNDCKDLIIKTANLLKVNAIPSEIYNEITSNLPISLSENFMGYGESVKFLGHGVGLHIDEMPVISGGFKVPLKENMVIALEPKCGLAGVGTVGVEETYVVKETGVVCLTGGPREIMVV; the protein is encoded by the coding sequence ATGATTTTAAATCCAACAAAAAAAGAATTAGAATATAGAATTTCAAAGTTATTTGAAGCTTTAAATGCTGCAGAAAATCAGTTTGATACTGCAATCATTATCAGCAAGGTGAATCAATATTACTTTACGGGTACGATGCAAGATGGCATTCTGATCGTGAAAAAGGATGGCACAACAGCTTTTTTTGTAAGAAAGAGCTTTGAAAGAGCAAAGCTAGAATGTCCACTAGATATTGTACATAAAATGTCTACTTATAAGGATATGTTAAATGTTATTCCATCAGCGTTAGGCAGCACCTATATAGAAACCGAAATCGTTCCGATTGCAATGATTGAAAGATTAAAAAAATATTTTAGTATGGATAAAATAAGTCCTCTTGACAGGATCATATTAAGTCTTAGAGCTGTAAAAAGCGAATATGAATTAGAAATCATAACGGAATCAGGTAAACAGCATCAGTACTTACTTGAAACGATCGTGCCAGAAATTTTGCAAGTAGGTATGAGTGAAACGGATTTTCTTACAGAATTATATAATAGAATGGTGAAGTTAGGGCATCATGGCGTCTCAAGATTTTCAATGTTTCAAATGGAATTAATTGTTGGACAAGTAGGATTCGGAGAAAGCTCAATTTATCCAACTAATTTTGACGGTCCAGGTGGAATGCTAGGTATGAGTCCTGCGGTCCCAATTATTGGAAATAGAAAACGCTATCTTAAAAAAGGGGATATTGTTTTTGTTGATGTGGGTTATGGTGTTTTGGGATATCATAGTGATAAAACACAGGTATACTCTTTTGGAATAAAACCAGATCAAGATGTTGAGAAAATTCATAATGACTGTAAAGACCTTATTATAAAAACAGCAAACCTATTAAAAGTAAATGCGATACCATCAGAAATTTACAATGAAATTACTAGCAATCTCCCCATTAGCCTATCTGAGAATTTTATGGGCTATGGTGAAAGTGTTAAATTTTTGGGACATGGTGTTGGACTTCACATTGATGAGATGCCAGTGATCTCGGGTGGGTTTAAAGTTCCACTCAAGGAAAATATGGTGATAGCGTTAGAACCAAAATGTGGGTTAGCAGGTGTAGGAACAGTAGGTGTTGAGGAAACTTATGTTGTGAAAGAGACTGGTGTGGTTTGTTTAACTGGTGGTCCTAGAGAGATCATGGTTGTATAG
- a CDS encoding RNA helicase produces the protein MYGIGEDICKALDILGYNKPMAVQDIVIPHILEGKDLIVQSQTGSGKTAAFGIPIAEKLEIDENLPQVLVLTPTRELAVQVCEEIASIGRYKKIRCLPIYGKQPIHIQLRQLKQRVHVAVGTPGRVGDLISRKNLLLEQIKYLVIDEADELLKRGFLEDVEAIIQRLPKERTTLLFSATMPPEIEAICSEHMISPLRIEVESTQAPIDQIKQVWYEVADDWKFMLLTKLMDELKPRSCMIFCNTRNKADQLVQKLINGKYDCIALHGGMAQKDRLRSISAFKNGEVTYLIATDLAARGIHVDSLDLVVNYNVPSDNENYVHRIGRTGRVGEEGRAITFVSVHDQKKWDEIQHFIGYKVPLGDSEVLNKRENTKSTKPKDKPKPIREKKEKLHKDITRLRINAGKNKKMRAGDVLGAISNLSGIGSEDIGIIDIQDTCTYVEIFNKKGQLVQEGLSKVKVKGKDVTIKKV, from the coding sequence ATGTATGGTATAGGTGAAGATATCTGTAAGGCGTTAGATATTCTGGGTTATAATAAGCCTATGGCAGTACAAGATATCGTTATCCCACATATACTTGAGGGAAAAGATTTGATTGTACAATCTCAGACGGGAAGTGGTAAAACTGCAGCCTTTGGTATTCCAATTGCAGAGAAGTTGGAGATTGATGAAAACTTACCACAAGTGCTTGTCCTAACTCCGACTAGGGAGCTAGCAGTTCAGGTATGTGAAGAAATCGCGAGTATTGGTAGATATAAAAAAATACGTTGTCTTCCTATTTATGGTAAGCAACCCATTCATATTCAATTAAGACAATTAAAGCAAAGAGTTCATGTGGCGGTTGGTACGCCAGGACGTGTGGGTGATTTAATAAGCAGAAAAAATCTTTTGTTGGAGCAAATTAAGTATTTGGTTATAGATGAGGCAGATGAACTGCTTAAGAGGGGTTTTCTGGAGGATGTTGAGGCGATTATACAGAGATTACCAAAGGAACGTACAACACTTCTCTTTTCAGCTACTATGCCACCAGAAATAGAAGCAATTTGTTCAGAACATATGATCAGTCCATTACGCATTGAGGTTGAGTCAACACAAGCACCGATTGATCAAATCAAACAAGTTTGGTATGAGGTTGCAGATGATTGGAAGTTTATGCTTTTAACAAAGCTGATGGATGAATTGAAACCAAGAAGTTGCATGATCTTTTGCAATACCCGAAATAAAGCCGACCAATTGGTACAAAAGCTTATTAATGGAAAGTATGATTGTATCGCGCTTCATGGTGGTATGGCTCAAAAGGATCGACTAAGATCTATATCTGCCTTTAAAAATGGAGAAGTAACCTATTTGATAGCTACTGATTTAGCAGCAAGAGGGATACATGTAGATAGTCTTGATTTAGTAGTTAATTATAATGTTCCTAGTGATAATGAAAATTATGTCCACCGTATTGGTCGAACGGGACGTGTCGGTGAAGAGGGACGAGCAATCACATTCGTATCAGTACATGATCAAAAAAAGTGGGATGAAATTCAACATTTTATTGGATACAAGGTTCCACTTGGAGATTCAGAAGTACTGAACAAGAGGGAAAATACGAAATCAACGAAACCAAAAGACAAACCAAAGCCAATTAGAGAAAAGAAAGAGAAACTTCATAAAGATATTACAAGACTTCGCATTAATGCCGGAAAAAATAAAAAAATGCGTGCAGGTGATGTACTTGGTGCTATTAGTAATCTTTCAGGTATTGGATCAGAAGATATCGGAATTATTGACATTCAGGATACGTGCACCTATGTAGAGATTTTTAATAAAAAAGGTCAACTGGTTCAAGAAGGATTGAGTAAAGTTAAGGTCAAGGGTAAAGATGTAACGATTAAGAAGGTATAG
- a CDS encoding radical SAM protein: protein MSNHVEYITMNVQSALKELKRKVPYGWDLNIYRGCQHGCEYCYAMYSHEYLGANSFSEEIYVKENIVDELEKELKVEGWKREIVNIGGVTDSYQPAEAIYKLMPAILRLLIKYKTPAIISTKSSLILRDFDLIDELSRLTYINIAATIITSDEELCALLEPGADSCVNRFKVLEEFRKTNASIGMHVMPIIPFVTDSPENLESIYSSAASVKVDYVLPGTLYLRGATRKCFFEFIENKLPDQLNDLKALYKTGGAGVEYKNQLYSTVNQLKEKYGISSSYTKAMRDKMK from the coding sequence ATGAGCAATCATGTTGAATATATAACAATGAACGTACAGAGCGCACTAAAAGAATTAAAAAGAAAGGTTCCATATGGTTGGGATTTAAACATATACAGAGGTTGTCAGCATGGTTGTGAATATTGCTATGCTATGTATTCCCATGAATATTTAGGAGCAAATAGTTTCTCAGAAGAAATATATGTAAAAGAAAATATTGTAGATGAACTAGAGAAAGAACTAAAAGTTGAGGGGTGGAAAAGAGAGATCGTTAATATTGGGGGTGTTACAGACAGTTATCAGCCAGCAGAAGCAATTTATAAGTTGATGCCAGCAATATTGAGGCTGCTTATTAAGTATAAGACACCAGCAATCATCTCTACGAAGTCCAGCTTGATATTACGAGATTTTGATTTAATAGATGAGTTGTCAAGGTTAACTTACATAAACATTGCAGCTACTATAATAACTTCTGATGAGGAGCTATGTGCTTTGCTTGAACCTGGAGCAGACAGTTGCGTGAATAGATTTAAAGTATTGGAAGAGTTTAGGAAAACGAATGCGAGCATCGGAATGCATGTAATGCCTATTATTCCTTTTGTTACAGATAGCCCAGAGAATTTAGAAAGCATCTACAGTAGTGCAGCAAGTGTAAAGGTTGATTACGTTCTTCCAGGAACCCTTTATTTAAGAGGTGCAACTAGAAAGTGTTTCTTTGAATTTATTGAAAATAAATTGCCTGATCAGCTTAATGATTTGAAAGCTTTATATAAGACTGGAGGAGCTGGAGTTGAGTATAAAAATCAACTTTACAGTACGGTGAATCAGCTTAAAGAAAAGTACGGAATTTCAAGTAGTTATACGAAAGCCATGAGAGATAAAATGAAATAA
- a CDS encoding flavodoxin family protein: protein MKVLVLMGSPRKKDGYHICEQMKDQLNQNEKVEFEYVFLKALNVEECRGCDQCFQKGEAYCPMQDDIKQLKEKLVHADGIIFVSPVYAYQVTGTFKKVIDRLAYLFHRPELVGKPALTVVTTGGGGSKAVTKYLKMTACGWGCNLVGKIEVISSMYFEDNEKNSFYRLKYYYKSTQKINTATMKFLATIKSNTLPSPSFYNIYMFNGLKSKTLTSQADYKFWESRGWLEANYYYEGKLNPLKRLFGYFLDCLIKSVWKNMLKE, encoded by the coding sequence ATGAAAGTATTGGTATTAATGGGAAGTCCACGTAAAAAAGATGGGTATCATATTTGTGAACAAATGAAAGATCAGTTGAACCAAAATGAAAAGGTAGAATTCGAATATGTTTTTTTGAAGGCGCTTAATGTTGAAGAATGTAGAGGCTGTGATCAATGTTTTCAAAAGGGAGAAGCTTATTGCCCTATGCAAGACGATATAAAACAGCTAAAAGAAAAGCTTGTTCATGCGGACGGAATCATATTTGTATCTCCTGTATATGCGTATCAAGTAACGGGTACCTTTAAAAAGGTAATTGATAGATTGGCATATTTATTCCATAGACCTGAACTTGTTGGGAAACCCGCATTAACTGTTGTGACAACAGGTGGAGGTGGAAGCAAAGCGGTAACGAAATATCTCAAAATGACGGCATGTGGATGGGGATGCAATTTAGTGGGCAAAATTGAAGTAATTTCTTCGATGTACTTTGAAGATAATGAGAAGAATTCTTTTTATAGACTTAAATATTATTACAAGTCTACCCAAAAAATAAATACTGCCACCATGAAATTTCTTGCAACCATAAAAAGCAACACATTACCATCTCCAAGCTTTTACAATATCTACATGTTTAATGGCTTGAAAAGCAAAACATTGACCTCTCAGGCGGATTATAAGTTTTGGGAGAGTAGAGGTTGGTTAGAAGCAAATTATTATTATGAAGGCAAGCTTAACCCTCTTAAGAGGCTATTTGGATATTTCCTAGATTGTCTAATAAAGTCAGTGTGGAAGAATATGCTAAAAGAATAG
- a CDS encoding PadR family transcriptional regulator has protein sequence MLYYLNIKSTHGYEIQKYIQVNQMDNWTKIQSGSIYYALSKLEKEKSIELFKEESIGAKVRKIYKITEQGKQELKKSMKEELNKEIYNIGSDKFIIYPILNGLEKEVLVEEIKKHIKSLYSKKDYVGKWRKIKINVHSLKVEAICFEMMLSSIMYQISWHEALLEEIDSCIMVSKQLSDLIRQVDFSTVEDIDETILSNTKASVDKLREEILANPEAAAQKLEELIKMLNK, from the coding sequence ATTTTGTATTATTTAAATATTAAGTCAACCCATGGGTATGAGATACAAAAGTATATTCAAGTGAATCAAATGGATAACTGGACTAAAATCCAATCTGGTTCCATTTATTATGCACTTAGCAAGCTTGAAAAGGAGAAAAGTATTGAGCTTTTCAAGGAAGAAAGCATTGGGGCTAAGGTAAGAAAAATTTATAAAATCACTGAACAAGGAAAACAAGAACTAAAAAAAAGCATGAAGGAAGAACTCAACAAAGAAATTTATAATATTGGATCTGATAAATTTATTATTTATCCAATATTAAATGGTCTTGAAAAAGAAGTACTTGTTGAAGAGATCAAGAAGCATATTAAGTCGCTTTATTCAAAGAAAGATTATGTTGGTAAATGGAGAAAAATTAAGATAAATGTGCATTCTCTAAAGGTAGAAGCAATTTGTTTTGAAATGATGTTATCAAGTATAATGTATCAGATAAGTTGGCATGAAGCTCTACTAGAAGAAATTGATTCATGTATTATGGTAAGTAAACAATTATCAGATTTGATTAGACAGGTAGATTTCTCAACGGTTGAAGATATAGACGAAACAATTCTATCGAATACAAAAGCGAGTGTTGATAAACTGAGAGAAGAAATTCTTGCAAATCCTGAAGCTGCAGCTCAAAAGCTAGAAGAGCTTATTAAAATGCTGAACAAATAA